A portion of the Anoplopoma fimbria isolate UVic2021 breed Golden Eagle Sablefish chromosome 15, Afim_UVic_2022, whole genome shotgun sequence genome contains these proteins:
- the pax1a gene encoding LOW QUALITY PROTEIN: paired box protein Pax-1a (The sequence of the model RefSeq protein was modified relative to this genomic sequence to represent the inferred CDS: inserted 1 base in 1 codon), producing MGKTGNHRHASLELMEASPDSPRLQQNYGEVNQLGGVFVNGRPLPNAIRLRIVELAQLGIRPCDISRQLRVSHGCVSKILARYNETGSILPGAIGGSKPRVTTPNVVKNIREYKQGDPGIFAWEIRDRLLADGVCDKYNVPSVSSISRILRNKIGNLSQPNQYESSKQGSAQAGLSYNHIYPYSYPNTMSPTGTKMGSPSGVPMTAGHMSLSRAWPSAHTVSNILGIRAFMDPAALAGTEGYSQKMEEWSNVNRAAFPAAHTVNGIDKSAIDPDIKYAQPSSTLSGYVSACAYSPTNQYGVYSGPAGGYVAPGHHHHHWQPQSPALSHPGGGMSSMHXGEIHSPMTFKHQAREGDRKPPTPLSKQQQQQQQQQQHEDLNSVHGLSLPTSSS from the exons ATGGGTAAGACGGGTAACCACCGGCATGCTTCACTGGAGCTTATGGAAGCGTCTCCAGACTCACCACGCCTGC AGCAAAACTATGGAGAGGTGAACCAGTTAGGCGGCGTGTTCGTCAATGGACGACCCCTGCCCAACGCCATACGGTTGAGGATCGTGGAGCTGGCTCAGCTCGGGATCAGACCCTGCGACATCAGCCGGCAGCTCCGAGTCTCGCACGGCTGCGTGAGCAAGATTTTGGCGAGGTACAACGAGACAGGCTCCATCTTACCCGGAGCCATCGGTGGGAGCAAGCCACGGGTCACGACGCCTAACGTGGTGAAGAACATCAGGGAATACAAACAAGGCGACCCCGGGATCTTCGCCTGGGAGATCAGGGACAGGCTTTTGGCAGATGGAGTTTGTGACAAGTACAACGTCCCGTCGGTGAGCTCGATCAGCAGGATTTTACGCAACAAGATTGGAAATCTCTCCCAGCCCAACCAGTATGAGAGCAGCAAGCAAGGCTCCGCGCAGGCCGGGCTCTCCTACAACCACATATACCCTTATTCCTACCCGAACACCATGTCGCCCACTGGCACTAAAATGGGCAGCCCTTCTGGAGTACCGATGACGGCTGGACATATGAGCTTATCCAGGGCCTGGCCTTCCGCACACACCGTCAGCAACATCCTCGGTATACGAGCCTTCATGGATCCTGCAg CCCTCGCTGGGACGGAGGGATATTCACAAAAAATGGAAGAGTGGAGTAACGTCAACAGAGCAGCTTTCCCCGCGGCTCACACGGTCAACGGGATCGACAAATCAGCTATTGACCCCGACATCAAATACGCTCAG CCCTCCTCGACACTGTCCGGTTATGTCTCGGCGTGTGCTTACTCTCCCACCAACCAGTACGGGGTGTACAGCGGGCCAGCAGGCGGCTACGTGGCCCCgggccaccaccaccaccactggcAGCCGCAGAGCCCGGCCCTGTCGCACCCGGGCGGCGGGATGAGCAGCATGC GCGGGGAGATCCACTCGCCGATGACCTTCAAGCACCAGGCCAGAGAAG GAGACAGAAAACCGCCCACTCCCCTGagcaagcagcagcagcagcagcagcagcagcagcaacacgaAGACTTGAACAGTGTGCATGGACTCAGTCTCCCTACCTCATCATCATAA